The genomic window TGTGTTGGTTATAGGCAATGCTGGACACAATTTATGAAAACAGAAACGCCTTTGCCTGGTCTCGTATACACTGCAAGTAAAAATTATCATGAAACATACGGAACCAGAATCACATCAAGACTTCACGAGATTTTGAAGCACGATGTGACGAAAAGCCAGTATCCCATTGATTTAATACAAGAACCAGATTATAAGGAATTTGACCCTTACGTGAAACTAAACATGTTCGCTGGTGAACTTGTTTTAGAGGCACTATTAAAAGGTGTTGATGGGGATATTAACGGGATGATAGACGTATTAAAAGACGTGTCTACCCTTGTTAAAACAATAGATATTGACTCTAAAATAAATTTCCATCGCGATTGGATAATGCTCAAAATTGCTGGATTTTGTGAGTGGTATTTAAATCATATTGATGTGCCAGAAGAGGTTATTAAGAAATTTATAGAAATTCTTGATGAAGTTCCATTGGAAACATGCGATTATAAAATAACACGATTAGAAATGGGAAGAAAAAGATTGTTTAAGTTAGCAAATTCACCAAAAGAATATTGGTCAAAATTTATTAAAATTAACAAATCTGAAGTGCGTCGATTGTCATCATTGGCTAATACTCCTGAAACGTTATATGAGAGATGGATGGCAAATATTTTTATGCAAGAAGACCTTTGCAATGCCATAGAAGAAAAGTATTTAAGTGTTTTAGATTTATTAGGTTTGAGATTGTATGAACGGAGAGAAACAGACAGATGCTTCGATGGCTTTATTCAGCTTTGGGAGTTTGTAAAAGAGAATGGTTATGTGGATCATGAACAATTAAAGAATTTATCGAAATTTTTCATCTACAGTTATATAAATTACCCATTAGAGGAGTATAGACCCCGCACTTATCACTTCAAAGATGATATGTATGCAAAAGTTAGATATTTAGTTATAAAAACTGCATTAGCTACAGAATTGTATCGTCTACAGCATAATACCCTCCCTCCAAATTTAGAGGTACTCTTTCCAAAGTATATGAATGAAGTTCCTTGTGACCCTTGGAATAATGGTTTTCCTCTGACAATTCGAAAGTTAAATAAGACAGGTTTTATTGTTTATAGTTATGGAGATGATGGTTCTGATGATGGGGGAGGTATAGTGACAGGTAAATATTTTTATGCGCCGAATATGCCCGTAAAACAATACGAAGATATTGTCTCAATCATATATCCATTAGATATGCGGACTCAGCCTTTTTATTCTTATGCTTTTCAACCAAAAAAAGAGTATGAATAGGAAAAATAATATGGAGAATATTTTTCAATCAAAAGATGATATAGTAATAGAGACTAAAGGACTTGCAAAATGTTTTGGCAAAAAGGTAGCCTTAAAAAATGTATCTATAGAAGTGCATCGTGGTCGGGTATTTGGTTTGGTTGGGGAGAACGGAGCTGGTAAAACGACGTTAATCAATCATATATTAGGAGCATATTACGCAGAGGAGGGTTCGGTACTTGTATTTGGTTTGAACCCTGTTCTACATCCGAAGGAAGTGTTGAGTCGTATTGGGTATTTATCCGAGACACGGGATATGCCACGTTGGATGCGGATAGAGCAGTTTATCCGCTATATGTCTGCTTTTTATCCGAGTTGGGATATGGAGTATGCGTATCGGTTGTTGGAGCAATTTGAATTAGACCCGAAGCGGAGGATACGAGCATTATCGCGAGGGGAGTTAGCGAGGACGGGTTTATTGGTAGCGATGGCACATCGGCCGGACTTATTGTTATTGGACGAGCCGTCGTCGGGTTTAGACCCAGTGGCACGGATGGACATATTATCTGCGGTGGTTCGTTCGGTAGCGGAGGAAGGTCGAACGGTGCTATTTTCTTCGCATTTATTGGACGAGGTAGAGCGGGTTGCAGACGATGTATGCATGATTCATCACGGGCATGTTGTGTTAAACGGCGGGTTAGACCAAATTAAATCTCAGTATCATATGTTCGGAATAAGACCAAAAAATGGTGACTTACAATTGAATAATATCCCAGGAGTAATTCGAGTAAGCAAAATGGGGTATAGATATCAGGTAATGTATGAAGGGAGTGAAGACAAAGGAAAAGAGGAGATACAGAAAAAAGGTGGTGACATTATAGACATTACTACTCCATCGTTAGAAGATATTTTTATTGCTTATGTAAAAAAACAGGATAAGGAGTTGAATCATGAAATTTAATTCTCCATGGAAAGCATTATTATGGGAAGAGCTCTACGTAGGGGGTAGTATTGTATCGGTTGTCTTAGGGTCATGTATATTAATTTCTTTATTACAGAGAATTTTCGTGTCATTACCTTTTATTCACTGGCAAGATGTAGACCTCCTTTGTTATATAGTTGTATATGTTACTTCTTTTCTTCTACTCTTACAGATAGGCAATTCAGGAGAGATGCATATTGGCTTTCCACGTCGAATTTTAACCCTTCCAGTTACACCTTACTTGCTTGTATCAGTATCATTACTGACAAGATTTATTTTGATTATAGCAGTTACTGTTCTATGTAGGGTTGTATTAGGATATGGTCTACTTCTCAATACACCGTGGAACGTAAGTACATTCAATGACTTCTACTACTATGGTGATTTTTCAAAAAAAATTCCATTTGAAGTCCTATTTTATGTGCATCTTATTTACCCTTGTTTTATACATGGAATTGTATATTTAACGGTTCAGTTTTTATGTTGGCTCTTTATTTTTTTCCCAGTCTTAACAGGGTTACTTGGCCTCGTTTTCACATGTGCTGGCATTACATTATTTATTATTAACTACAGAGTTTTGTTTGATGTATTATCCTTATTTGTGGGCTATGTACCTTTTACTAATTCATTTTATGAAACCATAATAGTAATGCCCACATTCTATTTTATCCTATTCATTATATTGTCTATCATATACTTCCTTATTATTTGGTTTTTAAGCATAAAAATTGTCTCACGAATAAGGTCAGGGGTTAGAGAACAATTGGAAACCTTAATCCCTTCTCGATTAATAGGTGTTCTGACATGGGCAAACCCAGAACTGTTTATCAAAAGATTCCCTAATCCAAGGATTGCTCAAATCTGGTTTGAATTAAAAGATACTGGTTTTATTATCCCACGATGGACTTTTATCTTTTGGGGCTTCCTATCCATATTTTATGGTCTAATTTTATTTACTGTGATGTATGTCGGCAAGAATTTTAGACCTTTCTATTTCGGTTATCCTGATTTTGTATTTCTGATATTCCCTCTTATCGCCTTGTTATTAGCTGGGGTTGTCTGGTACTTAAAAGTTAGTCGGCCAATGAAAAGAAAATTTAAAGAAGGAGTATTCCAGTTATCTCAGTTACCTTTAACTCGTAAAGAACGAAGTTATGTACATTTGCTGGCTGGAAATATCAACCTATTTATTATCTTACCGATTATCTGGCTTATTACGTTTATATATCTTTATATAGTGATTAAAACACACGTTTTCCCTACACATCTTATTCTTGGAATGGATACATTTATATCTCAGATGCCTTTCTCAAACATGACATATTTTACATTCCCTCTGATAGTATTTGTTACTGGGTTGGTATTATTATCTGGGGTTATTGTATGGCTAATAATGTTTAATCCATCAAGCATATTAATAATATTGCTTGCCATNNNNNNNNNNNNNNNNNNNNNNNNNNNNNNNNNNNNNNNNNNNNNNNNNNNNNNNNNNNNNNNNNNNNNNNNNNNNNNNNNNNNNNNNNNNNNNNNNNNNATTTATTATTATATTGCATTTCGGAACCGTTTATTGGGTAAAAGAGAAAAAGTTATTGTGCCTTCTATCTTTTTCGGCATATTTTTATGTGTTATGCCTTGGTATTTATTAAGACGGGAAAACTTATCGTTGCTTATCAGTACCTATTTATTCCTATCCTCTTTGTTTGCTGGTGCATGGCTTAGAATCTTACTTTACTCTCATGGATTTCACTGGACCTTTAATTTCAAAAATCTTATTCGAAATATTGAAAGAAAAGTAGGGAAAGAAGAAGAGTTGGTTTCGTTTTTACTTATCGGTTACATCTTGCCCTTTGCAGTAGTACTTCTGATTTCACTTACATATATAGGTCCTAATATTAACAAGAAATGCATTGCATATTTTAAAGAAAACTCATTGCCTATAAGTTTGAAGGAGATAGATAAACAATATCATTCTCTTCCTGATGACCAAAACCTTGCTAAAAAATATTTTGATTTAATTCCGTTATGTAACGAGGTGTCTGTAGAAGGTACAAAATATGAAGAAGAGTTCTATAAAAGGATTAACGATAAAATTAAAACTGAAGAAGAGAAAGAATATCTAAAAAAGATTTTATATGACTCATATCATGCGTTATTAAAGAATGAGAAACCTATGCCAGAAATAGTTTATCTGATGTATAAAGATATTGACCAAAAAATTTACAAGAAACTAACCGATAAACTTCATGAAACTGCAGAAAGTGGTTTGACTCAAGGA from Candidatus Hydrogenedens sp. includes these protein-coding regions:
- a CDS encoding ABC transporter ATP-binding protein: MENIFQSKDDIVIETKGLAKCFGKKVALKNVSIEVHRGRVFGLVGENGAGKTTLINHILGAYYAEEGSVLVFGLNPVLHPKEVLSRIGYLSETRDMPRWMRIEQFIRYMSAFYPSWDMEYAYRLLEQFELDPKRRIRALSRGELARTGLLVAMAHRPDLLLLDEPSSGLDPVARMDILSAVVRSVAEEGRTVLFSSHLLDEVERVADDVCMIHHGHVVLNGGLDQIKSQYHMFGIRPKNGDLQLNNIPGVIRVSKMGYRYQVMYEGSEDKGKEEIQKKGGDIIDITTPSLEDIFIAYVKKQDKELNHEI